AAGGTTTGGTGCCAGCATAGGCCTTAAGCACAGATTATCCTTTAACCAGATTATTTGCTTCCAAAGCTTGTTGGATTCATCTATGCCCATACGCTTAATGTAAGATTTTGGCATGAGTATTGGAGTATTCACTTCTGTGAACCCTTTTAAGACGACTGCCTCGGCAACTTTCTTTTCAATAACCTTCAAGGACGACCGGCTTTTCATCTTTATTGATTGTTGAACTCGAGTTTTACTGTCACTTACAAGGTTTGATACAAACTTATCAAAGAATGCATCTCGTTCTGAGACTTTCTCAAAAACTCGTTCTAAAAGCTCAGTTGGTGCATTAAGTTCTTTGAGCCGACGCTTTTGAGTAACGGTGAACTCGACCATCTCTCTACACCAGTGTTTTATTTGATGAAACTAGTAACATATATGAGCAGTCTAATCAACTTTCAAGTGTATATTTCAATATTTCGCCTAAAGTCATCCTAGAGCTAGGGCAACCATCGCTACTACACCTAATTGTAAAGGATCGTGAATAAGATTATTCGTAGGAAGTTTTTGTAAAGCAGACTCGGTCAATCCCAGTGGTATTGCCGGTGCGGAGACGATTGTTTCTGAGTTTACAATCTTTTCAGTCATAAGCCCTTGAACAGGTGCGGCCACCAAGATGAGTCTTGTGTATTTGATGGCTTCATCCAGACTATCCATGAAGATCAGATTTCTTTTATACCTTTTTTTCAGCTCTTTTACCTTCTCCTTGTCGATCTCTATAACTATGACCTTTGCTTCTTTTTGGATAAAGTAATCTATAGCCGACAAGCCCACCCGCCCAGCGCCTACGACCACTACAGTCTTGCCTTTCACACCTTGCGCAACTAGTTCTAAAGCAGCCGCATATACTCTTCCAGTAGCGAAGGAGTTGTCGATAACTTTTTTCCGATTGATATTAAACGCTGAAAAAACCAGATCGTCGCCCATGAATACCAAGTCGACATTGTTTGAAAATGCTTCAGCAAAGCCAGCTACATCGGTATTTTGAGTAATAAAGGCATCCATGCCTATATATCTCAATATTGCGACAACGGCATCAACGAAGCCTTCTATGACGCCCAGACCTGCAGTTACGGGGATGACTGCCACCTTGCTTCTTATGATTTCTTGATCTATTTCTTGATCATCTACCAAATACTTTGCTAACTCTATCAAAGACTTGCCTATTTTGGCTTTAAAATCTATGTCATATTCTTCGATGCTATCGGGTATCAATCGGATATCGTCATTAGTTAACCTATCCATGCATCTCATTCTTCATACACCCTTAGGAGATGAATCTAGGAATTTGGTAAGATGGAATTCCGCCATCAATCCTTCTATTGCTTGCATTGACTTTCTCTCCGCTTCTTCAAGTGAAGAAGCCTTTACAATAAGTGTTGCTACTCCCTTAGATTTACCGGAATCTAGGTTTGTTATAGCTTCATCGACTCCAAAGAATTTTTTTTCAATCCTGAGATTTTTTGCATTACTCATCATATGTTCTCCTACAATGGCAAGTTTGTCATTTAAAATATAGATATGTTGGTATATCACAGCGGTCTTTGGCTTAACAGCTACATAAGGAATTTTATTGCTTAAGAAAATATCTACAAGAAGGCTAACCATATTCACACCAGAAGAATGATAAACTACAGTTGGAGTTTGGCTGGGTAACCTTGCATTGATCTCTATCATCGATGGGACATTGGAATCATCCACTATGGCTTGAGCATCCATCAAGCCAGTTAGATTCAGTCTTTTTGCCATCTTCTCACTAATCTCCGTAAAACTCTTTCTCACATCATCACTAACTTGATCTGGTGCAAAAGCGCATTTACAACCGTAAGTTTCATCAAACTTTAACTGTGTTATTTGCAGGGGTAAAGAACTCCCTTCAAGTGCTACAACTTCAAGGGATAATGCTGGACCATCGATGAATTTCTGGATAATAAGCTTTTCATCGATCAATGAAGACCTTTTCAAGGCTTCTTTTAACTGTTCTTTATTATCTGCTTTAAAAACACCTACACTGCCACTCTTCCTCGCAGGTTTTACTATAACTGGGAAACCAGAATTTGGCCATGGTGTTGGATTGGGGATATCTGAATTGATAAAAAACTCTCTTGATTTAACTTTATCAGAAGATATCCAAAAAGCGGGATTATCTTGCATATACGGGATACCTATCTGTATCGACAACTCCTTTAAAAATCTCAGACTCTGTAAATTTTCAGTAGCTGGAAGTATGGCATCTGCAGAATTTAAGACTCTTTTTATAGCACTAACATCATTTAATAAGTCAAAGGTATAAAACTCATCAGCAAGTGATCCTGCAGGGACATCAAAGTCTTTATCAATTAAGATGACTTCGTATCCTGCTTTTTTTGCCAAGTAAGTTGCCTCAGTTCCTTGAAGTCTCCCTCCAACAACACAGATTTTCATAGTTAAATTGCCCCAAATGCTTGCTTTTACGTCTTCAGATAAAATTTAAAAGTTTCTTTGGATTTTTTTTTCATGGGTGTTCTCACCCGCCTCGGGAACCCACTCCTAGACTGATCGCATGATCCGGATGAAAATGGAGTAGAATGCCCCCGAGGCATACGGAAATAAAAAGCTTATGGGAGAATTGGGGCTCTGGCCAGGGGCGGTCAGAGAGGTTCTAGTCCTCTTCAGCCGGGTTCGACTCCCGGGGGCCCCGTTTAAACATATGTATTAGGTTTGATCCTTTCTTCATAATTATGACTGCTGTGTCAAGTTGTTCTTCTAATCTAGTTCGGTAATTTCTATAAGAAATCATATTGAAATTTTTATCAGACCAGGGCAGACTTGGGAATTTAATATTCTCCTTTCTGTTACTATACCTATTAGCGTTCCGTTCTTTGTGATGGCTAACCTTCTTATGTGTTTTTCTTGCATTAGTTTTAACGCATCTGTCAGATCACAATCGTATTCAACGGTCACGATGGGCGTAGACATTATGTCCTTTGCATAAGTCTCATCCGGATTTATTTTAAGCTTAAGAATCTTATTTAATATATCGCTTTCAGTTATAATACCAACAGGTTCTTTACCGCTAGTCACGATCACTGCTCCTATGTCCTGTTCCACTATTTTGTTTACAACAGTAGAGATAGAATCTGAAGTTAAAACGCTAACAGCTGGAGACCTCATGGCACAGCTCAATTTCCTTTCAATCATAGATATCCTTGTTTGCCAATCTATCGAATTAGACCATATCTTTTCGAAGAACGCTACAATTGTGTTGATAAATGGTTTACAATCTGTCCATAGTCCTATATCTTCTCGACGCGTTATGGACCTATCCTCTTTATGTGTTATAAATAGAATGGTTTCCTTCCCGTCTTTTATCACTATGCGTGGGAATAATTTTACTCCGAATTCTACATGTCTTACTTCCATCGACGGATGTGTCTCTATTGTAGAGCGTATTCGTCTGACTGTTGCCATATTTTCTTGTGAGATATTCGTAAGAATTCTGAACCGAGCATTACGCTTAACAATATCGTCGATCAGACCTGCAATTTCTAAGCGCACAATACCTAAAGAAGTTGTCATTATCCAAAATTCGTTATGCATCTCTTCTATCATTTGAGAAATTCTTGAAAAAATTCTATCTCGTCCTTTAAGGAGCATAAACTTCTCAGAAAGAGTTTCAGGCTTTCTAACTTCGATCGACTCCCACATAGATAGTAATCTATCCTTATCCTTCTCCAAATATTCAACTTCATCTTTCTTCGCTTTAATTAGGAGGTTCAGTGCTCTCTCAAATGGAATGGCAGTGAAACGTTTGGGAAATTCAAGAGTAGACTCTACTAAACCCTTCTTCTGCAACTCTTTTAAAATCTGATAAACTTCTGTTCTGTGAATGTTCAATGAAGTTGATAGATGGGATGCTATAAAAGGCCCTGTCTTAGCTAGAAAGAGATAGATCTCTACCTGTCTGTCCGTTAATCCAAAATCCATGAGTATTTTCGATAACAGCTCAGGAGTCAACTCAGGTTATAATTGACCTTGCCAAAATTTAAAGCTGTCTGTCACAAATATGACAGACCAAAACAAAAGAACTCTGTTGTTGGATCAATATTGAATGTACAAGTGTGGATGGGAGAACCATTGGGTGGACATTTATAGTGACACTATGAAGGATTTTATTAGCGCAGTCCTTGTTCCATTGGTAATCTTTGATAAGGGTATAATCGACTTAATTGCCGATTTTGGTTGTGGGCAAAGACCAAAGAGCGATATCATTAATAGAATATTGAAAGCTAAATATAGAATTCTTGTAGATATTGGAC
This portion of the Candidatus Methylarchaceae archaeon HK02M2 genome encodes:
- a CDS encoding CBS domain-containing protein, with protein sequence MDFGLTDRQVEIYLFLAKTGPFIASHLSTSLNIHRTEVYQILKELQKKGLVESTLEFPKRFTAIPFERALNLLIKAKKDEVEYLEKDKDRLLSMWESIEVRKPETLSEKFMLLKGRDRIFSRISQMIEEMHNEFWIMTTSLGIVRLEIAGLIDDIVKRNARFRILTNISQENMATVRRIRSTIETHPSMEVRHVEFGVKLFPRIVIKDGKETILFITHKEDRSITRREDIGLWTDCKPFINTIVAFFEKIWSNSIDWQTRISMIERKLSCAMRSPAVSVLTSDSISTVVNKIVEQDIGAVIVTSGKEPVGIITESDILNKILKLKINPDETYAKDIMSTPIVTVEYDCDLTDALKLMQEKHIRRLAITKNGTLIGIVTERRILNSQVCPGLIKISI
- the pylD gene encoding 3-methylornithyl-N6-L-lysine dehydrogenase PylD, which produces MDRLTNDDIRLIPDSIEEYDIDFKAKIGKSLIELAKYLVDDQEIDQEIIRSKVAVIPVTAGLGVIEGFVDAVVAILRYIGMDAFITQNTDVAGFAEAFSNNVDLVFMGDDLVFSAFNINRKKVIDNSFATGRVYAAALELVAQGVKGKTVVVVGAGRVGLSAIDYFIQKEAKVIVIEIDKEKVKELKKRYKRNLIFMDSLDEAIKYTRLILVAAPVQGLMTEKIVNSETIVSAPAIPLGLTESALQKLPTNNLIHDPLQLGVVAMVALALG
- the pylC gene encoding 3-methylornithine--L-lysine ligase PylC, which translates into the protein MKICVVGGRLQGTEATYLAKKAGYEVILIDKDFDVPAGSLADEFYTFDLLNDVSAIKRVLNSADAILPATENLQSLRFLKELSIQIGIPYMQDNPAFWISSDKVKSREFFINSDIPNPTPWPNSGFPVIVKPARKSGSVGVFKADNKEQLKEALKRSSLIDEKLIIQKFIDGPALSLEVVALEGSSLPLQITQLKFDETYGCKCAFAPDQVSDDVRKSFTEISEKMAKRLNLTGLMDAQAIVDDSNVPSMIEINARLPSQTPTVVYHSSGVNMVSLLVDIFLSNKIPYVAVKPKTAVIYQHIYILNDKLAIVGEHMMSNAKNLRIEKKFFGVDEAITNLDSGKSKGVATLIVKASSLEEAERKSMQAIEGLMAEFHLTKFLDSSPKGV